One Glycine max cultivar Williams 82 chromosome 3, Glycine_max_v4.0, whole genome shotgun sequence DNA window includes the following coding sequences:
- the LOC102665990 gene encoding uncharacterized protein: MLTKKNWYIHSDTIAVEGNCSAVTQRILPPKHKDPGSVTIPCSIGEVAVGKALIDLGASINLMTLSMCQQLGELEIMPTRMTLQLADRSIARPYGVIEDVLIQVKQLVFPAILWLWI; this comes from the coding sequence atgCTGACAAAGAAAAACTGGTATATCCACAGTGACACGATAgctgtggaaggaaattgtagtgctgtCACTCAACGCATCCTTCCACCAAAGCATAAGGATCCAGGAAGTGTCACAATACCATGTTCTATTGGTGAAGTTGCAGTAGGCAAGGCTCTCATTGACttgggagccagtatcaatttAATGACTCTCTCCATGTGCCAGCAACTTGGAGAGTTAGAGATAATGCCCACTCGCATGACCCTACAGTTGGCAGATCGCTCCATTGCTAGACCATATGGAGTGATCGAGGATGTGTTGATTCAGGTCAAGCAGCTTGTATTCCCTGCAATTTTGTGGTTATGGATATAG